The Lycium barbarum isolate Lr01 chromosome 12, ASM1917538v2, whole genome shotgun sequence genome includes a region encoding these proteins:
- the LOC132624468 gene encoding uncharacterized protein LOC132624468, whose amino-acid sequence MTEQTLETTRITTTEKGITYDVSHPYHLNSSDNPGMTLVNTKFDGRGYSRWRRSILISLSAKRKLGSINGSCKVPDLSSTKYEKLSYVNDMVITWISNALSKDIADSVIHSKTAKDFWDSLEHRFGKSNGAKLYHLQKKITRLVQGNIDVAGYFTKLKRLWDELDGINVIVCCTCVCVCKGKKKLTKSLEDQRLIQFLMGLNDIYTQAKRKYTHC is encoded by the coding sequence ATGACTGAACAAACATTAGAAACCACAAGGATTACCACAACTGAAAAAGGAATCACCTATGATGTTAGTCATCCTTATCACCTTAACAGTTCTGATAACCCAGGAATGACTCTAGTCAATACCAAATTTGATGGAAGAGGTTATTCTAGGTGGAGGAGATCCATTCTCATTTCATTGTCAGCTAAGAGAAAACTTGGTTCCATCAATGGATCCTGTAAGGTTCCAGATCTGAGCTCAACTAAATATGAGAAATTGTCTTATGTCAATGATATGGTGATAACTTGGATCTCAAATGCACTGTCCAAAGATATTGCTGATAGTGTCATTCACTCAAAAACAGCAAAGGATTTTTGGGACAGTCTTGAACATAGATTTGGTAAGTCAAATGGAGCCAAATTATATCATCTGCAAAAGAAGATTACTAGGTTAGTACAAGGAAACATTGATGTTGCAGGATATTTTACTAAGCTCAAAAGATTATGGGATGAGCTAGATGGTATCAATGTCATTGTGTGCTGtacttgtgtgtgtgtttgtaAAGGAAAAAAGAAACTCACAAAATCATTAGAAGATCAGAGACTAATTCAGTTTTTGATGGGTCTCAATGACATTTACACTCAGGCAAAGAGGAAATATActcattgttga